Proteins found in one Ptychodera flava strain L36383 chromosome 3, AS_Pfla_20210202, whole genome shotgun sequence genomic segment:
- the LOC139129243 gene encoding transmembrane and immunoglobulin domain-containing protein 1-like gives MTFNPVSVQQHDGNWQCSVFVADPSTVVVRLIVLDELPTCTTDLVIENKIISGDSVTLTCSLTGAAPPGELVWMKNNTAVRSGHQPLVWTTQITKENKYDIYNCKYQHHTLSPSPTCANNIQFDVQYPPVTSLDIGEGLHTITIGDEFSTVCAVIEANPPASVVWRKESMQVRSSGLLRLQNTEKTDSGEYTCIATNTFYNGQQGFSWKMITIDVQYMPDSVAISHDDDGKAIEHDTLTCTCAADANPSASFIWKDPAQNQIADRATLTLENVQRSNSGIFTYPPIASASISSGDMNGKIRKGEHFSAACVAVYGNPLPTVKWTKDGS, from the exons ATGACGTTTAACCCTGTAAGCGTTCAACAGCATGATGGAAATTGGCAGTGCAGTGTATTTGTGGCCGATCCATCTACAGTAGTAGTACGTCTTATAGTTCTTG ATGAACTTCCAACTTGTACAACAGATCTTGTCATTGAAAACAAGATCATATCTGGTGACAGTGTGACATTGACTTGTTCGCTGACTGGAGCTGCTCCTCCAGGTGAATTGGTCTGGATGAAGAATAACACAGCTGTCCGTAGTGGACACCAACCCCTCGTGTGGACCACTCAGATCACCAAGGAAAACAAATATgacatttacaattgtaaatacCAACATCACACTCTGTCACCATCTCCAACTTGTGCTAATAATATACAGTTTGACGTACAAT ATCCGCCTGTCACATCATTGGACATAGGAGAAGGTTTACACACGATAACCATTGGAGACGAATTCTCTACAGTGTGCGCAGTCATAGAGGCCAACCCACCAGCGTCTGTCGTTTGGAGGAAAGAGTCAATGCAAGTTAGGTCTAGTGGTTTGTTGCGACTGCAAAACACCGAGAAAACTGATTCCGGAGAATACACTTGTATAGCAACTAACACGTTCTACAATGGACAGCAAGGATTCAGTTGGAAGATGATAACAATAGATGTACAGT ATATGCCCGACTCTGTAGCAATATCTCATGATGACGACGGCAAAGCCATTGAACATGACACCCTCACGTGTACATGTGCCGCTGATGCCAATCCCTCAGCAAGTTTCATCTGGAAGGATCCAGCACAGAATCAAATTGCAGATAGAGCGACTCTGACCTTGGAAAACGTTCAACGAAGTAACAGTGGTATCTTTACAT ATCCTCCAATCGCGTCTGCATCCATTTCAAGCGGAGACATGAATGGTAAGATAAGAAAAGGAGAACACTTTAGCGCAGCATGTGTTGCAGTATATGGCAATCCATTACCAACAGTCAAATGGACTAAAGATGGATCATAA